The following proteins are encoded in a genomic region of Cryptomeria japonica chromosome 11, Sugi_1.0, whole genome shotgun sequence:
- the LOC131035157 gene encoding gibberellic acid methyltransferase 2-like — protein MEIGSLLTMAKEEIKSASSNNGIVVNGENNLSKVLHMSSGSGESSYAQNSSRRSSAFESTQPRYIANCRLGCANGMNTVSEVDFVVTTIKKLCSKRGLTVPQLQVFFNDLPCTDFNGLFMLLNSLKPDYMAAGVPGSFYQALSTHGTIHICFSIMALHWLSQIPEDVGNESCVYKRGKIWINGGRAQVVRAYAEQSQKDLRGFFRWRGEEKSKGGVMFICAMGRPNGVSAEQQVTSEGEYCGPDFEAAWDDLISEGIVKAETRDSFNLPWYFPNAHEMREAVEASGAFEIVKLEVCSGVCCMGEREYEGWVSDVESFGKKKARLVRSFVGSLVEHSIGVEGCNALFERMERKSTQMLEKGVLHPSRFISCIVAALIRK, from the exons ATGGAAATTGGAAGCTTGCTAACCATGGCCAAAGAAGAAATTAAATCGGCCAGCTCAAATAATGGGATAGTTGTGAATGGCGAAAATAATCTAAGCAAAGTGCTGCACATGAGTTCGGGTAGCGGCGAGAGTAGCTACGCTCAAAACTCCAGCAGACGGAGCTCTGCCTTCGAATCCACGCAGCCT CGGTATATTGCGAATTGCAGACTTGGCTGCGCCAACGGAATGAACACCGTTTCTGAGGTGGATTTTGTGGTGACGACCATAAAAAAGCTGTGCTCTAAGCGAGGTCTGACGGTTCCTCAGCTGCAGGTGTTTTTCAATGACCTGCCTTGTACCGATTTTAACGGTTTGTTCATGCTGTTGAACTCGTTGAAGCCCGATTACATGGCGGCGGGAGTGCCCGGAAGCTTCTACCAGGCCCTGTCTACCCATGGCACCATCCACATATGCTTCTCTATTATGGCATTGCATTGGCTTTCTCAG ATTCCCGAAGACGTAGGGAATGAGTCGTGTGTGTACAAGAGAGGAAAGATTTGGATTAATGGAGGCAGAGCACAGGTAGTGAGAGCATATGCAGAGCAGTCACAGAAAGATCTGCGTGGATTCTTTCGATGGCGAGGAGAAGAAAAGTCAAAGGGTGGTGTGATGTTTATATGCGCAATGGGGCGTCCCAATGGAGTGAGTGCAGAGCAGCAAGTCACGTCAGAGGGTGAATACTGTGGACCTGACTTCGAAGCTGCTTGGGACGACCTTATTTCAGAG GGAATTGTCAAGGCCGAGACGAGAGACAGTTTCAATCTGCCATGGTATTTCCCCAACGCTCACGAAATGAGAGAGGCCGTTGAAGCGTCTGGTGCGTTCGAGATTGTGAAGTTGGAAGTGTGCAGTGGAGTTTGTTGTATGGGAGAAAGAGAATATGAGGGATGGGTGAGTGATGTGGAAAGTTTTGGGAAGAAAAAGGCGAGGTTGGTGAGGAGCTTTGTGGGAAGCCTTGTGGAGCACTCAATTGGAGTGGAGGGTTGCAATGCACTGTTTGAGAGAATGGAAAGGAAGTCCACTCAAATGTTGGAGAAGGGTGTTCTCCATCCTTCCAGATTTATTTCCTGCATTGTAGCTGCTCTCATTAGAAAATGA
- the LOC131035156 gene encoding indole-3-acetate O-methyltransferase 1-like: MAIGSLPNLAKGEFKSASSNNEIVVNGENNLSKVLHMSSGSGESSYAQNSSRQSSVFKSMQQAFHRLIQSLPVENSSGLLRIADLGCATGMNTVSEVDFVVTTIKKLCSKRGVSVPQLQVFFNDLPCNDFNGLFMLLNSSKPDYMAAGVPRSFYQALFPHDSIDICFSIMALHWLSQVPEGVGNEGSCLYNKGNVWINGGGAQVARAYAEQSQKDLRGFFRWRGEEMAKGGVMFICAMGRPNGVSAEQQVTSEGEYCGPDFEAAWDDLISEGIVKAETRDSFNLPWYFPNADEMKEAVEASGAFEIVKLEVCSGVCCMAEREYEEWVSDVECFGKKKARLVRSFVGSLVEDAIGVENCNALFERMERRSSEMLEKGLLHPSRYVSCIVAALVRK, encoded by the exons ATGGCAATTGGAAGCTTGCCAAACTTGGCCAAAGGGGAATTTAAATCAGCCAGCTCGAATAATGAGATAGTCGTGAATGGCGAAAATAATCTGAGCAAAGTGCTGCACATGAGTTCAGGTAGCGGTGAGAGTAGCTATGCTCAAAATTCGAGCAGGCAGAGCTCTGTCTTCAAATCCATGCAGCAGGCCTTCCACCGCCTAATTCAGTCTCTCCCCGTTGAAAATTCAAGCGGTTTATTGCGAATTGCAGACTTGGGCTGCGCCACTGGAATGAACACCGTTTCTGAGGTGGATTTTGTGGTGACGACAATAAAAAAGCTGTGCTCTAAGCGAGGTGTGTCGGTTCCTCAGCTGCAAGTGTTTTTCAACGACCTGCCTTGTAACGATTTTAACGGTTTGTTCATGCTGTTAAACTCGTCGAAGCCCGATTACATGGCGGCGGGAGTGCCTAGAAGCTTCTACCAAGCCCTGTTTCCCCATGACAGTATTGACATATGCTTCTCTATTATGGCATTACATTGGCTTTCGCAG GTTCCCGAAGGCGTAGGGAATGAGGGGTCCTGTCTGTACAACAAAGGAAATGTTTGGATTAATGGAGGCGGAGCACAAGTGGCGAGAGCATATGCAGAGCAGTCGCAGAAAGATCTGCGTGGATTCTTTCGATGGCGAGGAGAAGAAATGGCGAAGGGTGGTGTGATGTTCATATGTGCAATGGGGCGTCCCAATGGAGTGAGTGCAGAGCAGCAAGTCACGTCAGAGGGTGAATACTGCGGACCTGACTTCGAAGCAGCTTGGGACGACCTTATCTCAGAG GGAATTGTCAAGGCTGAGACCAGAGACAGTTTCAATCTGCCATGGTATTTCCCCAACGCCGATGAAATGAAAGAGGCCGTTGAAGCGTCTGGTGCGTTCGAGATTGTGAAGTTGGAAGTGTGCAGTGGAGTTTGTTGTATGGCAGAAAGAGAATATGAGGAATGGGTGAGTGATGTGGAATGTTTTGGGAAGAAGAAGGCGAGGCTGGTGAGGAGCTTTGTGGGAAGCCTTGTGGAAGACGCAATTGGAGTGGAGAATTGCAATGCACTGTTTGAGAGAATGGAAAGGAGGTCCAGTGAAATGTTGGAGAAAGGTCTCCTCCATCCTTCCAGATATGTTTCCTGTATTGTAGCTGCTCTCGTTAGAAAATAA